A portion of the Salminus brasiliensis chromosome 9, fSalBra1.hap2, whole genome shotgun sequence genome contains these proteins:
- the slc1a7a gene encoding solute carrier family 1 member 7a encodes MALGAAWGRVKNVCQQNGLLIMSVMAVVVGCLLGFFLRSKHLSEQEVKYFQFPGELLMRMLKMLILPLVVSSLMSGLAALDAKCSSRLGIMTISYYLWTTFVAVVVGIVMVIIIHPGGAAQKEDSEDSGKPIMSSADALLDLIRNMFPANLVQATFQQYRTKSIPILKPRPTVSQDIMETTTRRIFIYGIQDDNGTDIQNFSLDLTPPPDVVFRTLPGTSDGMNVLGIVIFSATMGIMLGRMGPNGSALVNFCQSLNEAVLKIVAIVIWYFPFGIVFLVAGKILEMDDPSAMGKKLGFYAITVVMGLVLHGLFILPSMYFFITKKSPIVYIRGILQALLISLATSSSSATLPITFKCLLENNHIDRRIIRFVLPVGATINMDGTALYEAVAAIFIAQVNNYELDFGQIITISITATAASIGAAGIPQAGLVTMVIVLTSVGLPTDDITLIIAVDWALDRFRTMVNVMGDALATGIMAHICRKDFIKEGEEIPLICETKPMISIQQMMSYQKNGCFQPSPRCPRIQEPLSPDVARLMQLEEGIRPAEKKKSSHHHKREYKDLDHCTIDMNGLETNV; translated from the exons ATGGCTCTCGGTGCAGCATGGGGCCGGGTGAAGAACGTGTGCCAGCAGAATGGCCTCCTCATCATGTCGGTGATGGCCGTGGTGGTGGGCTGCCTGCTGGGATTCTTCCTGCGCTCCAAACACCTCTCCGAGCAG GAGGTGAAGTACTTCCAGTTTCCTGGAGAGCTGCTCATGAGGATGCTGAAGATGCTCATCCTGCCTCTCGTCGTCTCCAG TCTGATGTCTGGTCTCGCAGCCCTAGACGCCAAGTGCTCCAGTCGGCTGGGCATCATGACCATCTCCTACTACTTGTGGACCACCTTCGTGGCCGTGGTAGTGGGCATCGTCATGGTCATCATCATCCATCCCGGCGGGGCAGCGCAGAAGGAGGACTCTGAGGACAGCGGCAAGCCGATCATGAGCTCAGCGGATGCGCTGCTGGACCTCATCCG CAACATGTTCCCTGCCAACCTGGTCCAAGCGACATTTCAGCAG TATCGCACCAAGAGCATCCCCATCTTGAAGCCCAGGCCCACAGTCAGCCAGGACATAATGGAGACCACCACCAGGCGGATTTTCATCTACGGCATCCAGGACGACAACGGAACCGACATCCAGAACTTTTCTCTGGACCTGACGCCACCTCCGGACGTGGTTTTCAGAACACTCCCGGGCACCAGCGATGGCATGAACGTCCTGGGTATCGTCATCTTCTCTGCCACGATGG GGATCATGCTGGGGAGAATGGGACCCAACGGCAGTGCCCTGGTCAACTTCTGCCAGAGTCTGAATGAAGCTGTTCTGAAAATCGTAGCCATTGTTATCTG GTATTTCCCATTTGGGATCGTTTTCCTGGTGGCTGGGAAGATCTTGGAGATGGACGACCCCTCGGCGATGGGGAAGAAGCTCGGCTTCTATGCCATCACCGTTGTCATGGGACTTGTTCTCCACGGCCTCTTCATCTTGCCTTCCATGTACTTCTTCATCACCAAGAAAAGCCCCATTGTCTACATCCGAGGCATCCTACAGGCTCTGCTCATCTCCCTCGCCACTTCATCCAG CTCTGCCACACTGCCTATCACTTTCAAGTGCCTCCTGGAGAATAACCACATCGACCGGCGCATCATCCGCTTCGTGCTGCCTGTGGGTGCCACCATAAACATGGACGGCACGGCACTCTACGAGGCCGTGGCAGCCATCTTCATCGCTCAGGTCAACAACTACGAGCTGGACTTCGGACAGATCATTACCATTAG CATCACAGCCACAGCGGCCAGCATTGGCGCTGCAGGAATTCCTCAGGCTGGATTGGTAACCATGGTGATTGTATTGACCTCGGTGGGGCTACCCACAGATGACATCACACTCATAATCGCGGTGGACTGGGCCTT GGACCGGTTCAGGACGATGGTGAACGTGATGGGTGATGCTCTGGCCACAGGGATCATGGCACACATATGCAGGAAAGACTTTATAAAGGAAGGTGAAGAG ATCCCGCTCATTTGTGAAACCAAGCCCATGATCAGCATCCAGCAGATGATGTCCTACCAGAAAAACGGCTGCTTCCAGCCTTCTCCTCGATGCCCCAGGATACAGGAGCCTCTCTCTCCGGACGTGGCTCGCCTCATGCAGCTGGAAGAGGGCATCAGGCCGGCCGAGAAGAAGAAATCTTCACACCATCACAAGAGGGAGTACAAGGACCTGGACCACTGCACCATCGACATGAACGGCCTTGAGACTAACGTCTAG